TAATTGTTCTGCATGATCTTATTGGAATTGTAACTGGCCTAAGGGATTGGGGGTTCAAATTCAATAGATATGTTTGCCTATCTAAGGGATTAGGGGTAAACAAGCTCATAATAAACTCAAGGGGATAATTATAATTGACACATCTATTGAAAAGGGGAagaatttatatgaaaaagGTATGAACCCAATTCTCTAACattgtttatatcatttgaatttCCATCACTTGTTTATGTTCATCATTTCACTGGATAAATTTCATCACTCAAAATTAAGTAAGTTAGTAAACTGGTACTCAACTCATTCAATCCCAGAGGACGATATTTTGTTACTACAATTAcgattggtacacttgccaaacgtACATCAAGTTtctggcgccgttgccggggattgaTTTTAGTTGATATTAGTGATCTAATTAGCTTAAGATTTGAGATGTTAATTGTTTTTAgtaatgtataatttttgtgCAGTGTTTTTGTGTCTTTAAGTTGTTTATGCGAGGTACTGTTGCTCCGGAAGATTTACTTTTTGATTCAGAAATTGAACGCACAGCCAGACGCAACAGAAGTAGTgcaagaagaaggaagaaagaaagaagaaaggaacaAAGACGAATTGAACAAGAAGAGGAGACATTAACAATGGCAGAAGAACAACCTGTGAGAAGAACTCTGCGAGATTATTCAATGCCAAATCCTAACAGCTATCAAGGGAGCATTGTGAGACCTCCTATTCAAGccaataattttgaaatcaagCCTGCCTTGTTACAAGTCATTCAACAGAATCAATTTGGAGGTGCAATTTCAGAAGATCCTAATTCTCACCTGGAGAATTTTCTGGCAATCTGTGATACTTTGAAGATTAATGGAGTTTCAGATGATGCAATTCGTTTGAGgctttttcccttttctctacGGGATAAAGCTAAAAACTGGCTGCAATCACAACCTTAAGGAAGTATTTCTACATGGGAGGAGATGGCTACAAAATTTGTAACAAAATACTTTCCTCTTTCCAAGTCAGCTAAAATGAGAAATGAGATCACCACCTTTGTGCAGCAAGAAACCGAATCCTTATATGAGGCATGGGAAAGATATAAGGAGCTAATGAGGAAATGTCCACATCATGCTCTACCTGAATGGTTGCAAGTGCAGATTTTCTATAATGGTCTTTCACCCTCTTTTAAGGCAATTTTGGATGCAGCAAGTGGAGGATCATTTAATCTGAAAACACCAGAGGAAGCTTTGGAGACTCTTGAATTAATGGCAAACAACACAGTGAATATGCAGTTTGATCGTCAGAATAGAAAAGCTGGAGTGTTGGAGGTTAATACTTTGGATGCTATCTTAGCCCAAAACAAGTTGTTAACACAGCAGATGAATGATTTGACTCAGAAGCTGGGAAATATGCAAGCAAATAATGTGAATACAAGATCTCCAGGGTGTGATTTTTGCGAAGGAATGCATCAAAATGGTGAATGTCAGGCCACTCACCAAGAGGTACAAGTAAATGCAGTGGgacaacaacaaaatcaattttctaCCAACTTTAATGCAAATTGGAGACCCCAACAAACGAGACCTTGGAGTAATCCAATCCA
This Vigna angularis cultivar LongXiaoDou No.4 chromosome 4, ASM1680809v1, whole genome shotgun sequence DNA region includes the following protein-coding sequences:
- the LOC128196284 gene encoding uncharacterized protein LOC128196284 produces the protein MRNEITTFVQQETESLYEAWERYKELMRKCPHHALPEWLQVQIFYNGLSPSFKAILDAASGGSFNLKTPEEALETLELMANNTVNMQFDRQNRKAGVLEVNTLDAILAQNKLLTQQMNDLTQKLGNMQANNVNTRSPGCDFCEGMHQNGECQATHQEVQVNAVGQQQNQFSTNFNANWRPQQTRPWSNPIQSNPPRPPYQYQAQPSNQGNKMSTLENALKKLTMQTSTFVDQTSNFMNETRTNFKNQEASIRNLENQIGQLSRQLSERSPGTFPSDTIPNPREQCKAIQLRSGRVLENEKRSEMEREKKKRVDEIVEESAEKEIERKCEEKEEGEKKSSEKKMREYH